A DNA window from Bacteroides cellulosilyticus contains the following coding sequences:
- a CDS encoding toxin-antitoxin system YwqK family antitoxin → MKDKLVFYIINIAIYPLITFVIMPCLVRLQTFDGGDAAGNAMGRAFTYLFGCVVACVIVLIFSFIISYKWLHCVCHAVPALVLGVFLIWFLPEAESYIESNRTRHYKEYYASGQLREEGVKIGNRAHSKHGIITYYAEDGHIDRTETWKKGEMNGEYCEYYDNGKLAAKGIQIYCSLRGEYDSYRFGKWLFYREDGTLDDERTYDEGILSGSKNYKLCWLKSQNGRHIVCDIGNRQPFTGELDKTAIVDNYVIPFYYTGKIIDGKFDGAWSGYYDSSGLQMSAEGTAVMGKNEGKYTAYYPNGQVSVTACYQDDELEGEYYSYDKESVVTASHGTCRYSCHYVDGKRHGIARWWNEDGVLVRESEYDTGETDGASWEYYDNGGLKSEYIYRNSQKEGPYECYYESGALQEEGCYKNNKKVYYKSYYENGMLEELLLEGDTPVHYAPDAYVQAVYSLKNGYELRISLSPDSIHVFTLKQDGEGYVMEKDPYCGYNKEKFALRYSGIDFDDYLVLDRWESQYSVYLYLYEKSTGKNLFKDKLYLESGYDASANLLLYLDTDDKTNPKGNLTLLNLQNLSAMEVDVRRFIPEDTLPNYYWNDFSVKKVNNTSVCITYDGEKSKQISELILD, encoded by the coding sequence ATGAAAGACAAACTAGTTTTCTATATCATCAACATTGCAATCTATCCATTGATTACATTTGTTATCATGCCATGCCTCGTCAGATTACAAACTTTTGATGGAGGAGATGCTGCCGGAAATGCAATGGGGCGGGCTTTTACATATCTTTTTGGATGTGTAGTGGCTTGTGTTATAGTATTAATTTTCAGTTTTATAATTTCTTATAAATGGCTGCATTGTGTATGTCATGCAGTTCCTGCATTGGTTTTGGGAGTTTTCCTTATTTGGTTCCTTCCCGAAGCAGAATCCTATATCGAATCCAACAGAACCCGTCATTATAAAGAATATTATGCCTCAGGTCAGCTTAGGGAAGAAGGAGTTAAAATCGGAAACCGTGCTCACTCCAAGCATGGTATAATCACTTACTACGCAGAAGACGGGCATATAGACCGGACAGAAACCTGGAAGAAGGGTGAAATGAACGGGGAATACTGCGAATACTACGACAATGGAAAACTGGCGGCAAAGGGTATCCAAATCTACTGTTCTTTACGTGGAGAATATGACAGCTACCGCTTTGGTAAATGGCTGTTTTATCGCGAAGACGGAACGTTGGACGACGAGCGGACGTATGATGAAGGAATTCTTTCGGGGTCTAAAAATTATAAACTCTGCTGGTTGAAGTCTCAAAACGGTAGACACATTGTCTGTGATATAGGGAATCGTCAGCCTTTTACGGGCGAATTGGACAAAACTGCCATTGTGGACAACTATGTTATTCCGTTTTACTATACAGGAAAAATCATAGACGGAAAGTTTGATGGCGCCTGGAGTGGTTATTATGATTCATCAGGCTTACAAATGTCGGCTGAGGGAACTGCCGTTATGGGTAAGAATGAGGGCAAGTATACAGCTTATTATCCGAATGGTCAAGTATCTGTCACAGCCTGCTATCAGGATGATGAACTGGAGGGGGAATATTATAGCTATGACAAAGAGTCCGTTGTTACAGCCTCACATGGAACTTGCAGATATAGTTGCCATTATGTAGATGGAAAACGCCATGGTATTGCCCGCTGGTGGAATGAAGACGGTGTATTGGTACGCGAATCGGAATATGACACAGGGGAAACTGATGGTGCCAGTTGGGAATACTATGATAATGGCGGACTTAAATCAGAATATATTTATCGCAATTCTCAAAAAGAAGGTCCTTACGAATGTTACTACGAGAGTGGGGCTTTGCAGGAAGAAGGGTGCTATAAAAACAATAAAAAGGTGTATTACAAAAGTTACTATGAAAATGGAATGCTTGAAGAGTTGTTGCTGGAGGGGGATACCCCTGTGCATTATGCCCCGGATGCTTATGTACAAGCTGTTTATTCATTGAAGAATGGATATGAACTTCGGATTTCCTTGTCACCGGACAGCATACACGTTTTTACTCTGAAGCAGGATGGCGAAGGGTATGTGATGGAAAAAGATCCGTATTGTGGCTACAACAAAGAAAAGTTTGCTTTACGCTATAGTGGAATCGATTTCGATGATTATTTGGTGTTGGACAGATGGGAATCTCAATACAGTGTATATTTGTACCTGTATGAAAAGAGTACCGGGAAAAATTTGTTTAAAGATAAACTGTACTTGGAAAGCGGTTACGATGCATCTGCTAATCTTCTGTTATATCTTGATACGGATGACAAGACTAATCCGAAAGGTAATCTTACGTTACTTAACCTGCAAAATCTCTCAGCGATGGAAGTAGATGTAAGGCGGTTTATTCCCGAAGATACACTTCCGAACTATTATTGGAACGATTTTAGTGTAAAGAAAGTCAATAACACATCGGTATGTATCACTTATGATGGTGAAAAATCAAAGCAAATTTCTGAATTAATATTGGACTAA
- a CDS encoding toxin-antitoxin system YwqK family antitoxin: protein MIQRIVFFIITSAVYPALFYVIVPWSNSFKDFSESTDPAGGGMAAGFSFYYGCLFSFIIWFVLSTILAHWCVRTWWIGVFALIVGGVSILAIEAHKKEQANNLLRPYERHYESGMIREKGYYIGQRSAENKHGKITGYYPDGTVKSVDSYERGVPLGPCESYYPDGKLMVKGEFKGGEWNNGELIGIQDGNWIYYRKDGSIDDERTYAEGKLISSKNFTLYFNSTKLVCVIVTGKPFTGKLNKTGIVGKALFPNLYTVPVNNGRCDGDFCSYYTTGNDLIVAATATYVDGELNGQLKKYYPNGQLMTSAVYVNGKIEGNYTSYYENGALEEETEYSEGKKEGVSRKYGSDGKLILMYNYHNGDKDGAFQSYNINDGSYQKGSYEKGEVSYRESYRADGTLISIYQWRNGKCIRSDNYDLKGNLVQY from the coding sequence ATGATTCAAAGAATAGTGTTTTTCATCATTACTTCAGCTGTTTATCCAGCGTTGTTTTATGTTATCGTTCCGTGGAGTAACTCATTCAAGGATTTTAGCGAATCAACGGATCCAGCCGGTGGAGGTATGGCCGCTGGATTTTCATTCTATTACGGGTGTCTATTCTCATTCATTATCTGGTTCGTACTCTCAACGATACTCGCTCATTGGTGTGTACGGACATGGTGGATAGGTGTTTTCGCATTAATAGTGGGCGGTGTTTCCATCTTGGCAATAGAAGCTCATAAGAAGGAGCAAGCAAACAATTTACTCCGCCCCTATGAAAGGCACTATGAAAGCGGCATGATTCGCGAAAAAGGATATTATATAGGTCAAAGGAGTGCTGAGAATAAGCACGGCAAAATTACCGGATACTACCCAGATGGAACGGTAAAGTCCGTTGACTCCTACGAAAGAGGTGTACCGCTAGGTCCTTGCGAATCATACTACCCTGACGGCAAACTGATGGTAAAAGGTGAATTCAAAGGCGGTGAGTGGAATAATGGAGAACTAATTGGAATCCAGGACGGAAACTGGATATACTATCGTAAAGACGGCAGTATAGATGATGAACGCACCTACGCCGAAGGTAAACTGATTAGCTCTAAAAACTTTACTCTTTACTTTAATTCAACAAAACTGGTTTGCGTGATTGTCACAGGCAAACCATTTACGGGGAAACTTAATAAGACTGGAATTGTCGGTAAAGCTCTTTTCCCCAATTTATATACCGTACCAGTAAACAATGGCCGGTGTGATGGGGATTTCTGCTCTTATTACACCACAGGAAACGATTTAATCGTCGCTGCAACGGCAACCTACGTTGATGGAGAACTTAACGGTCAACTCAAGAAATATTATCCTAACGGTCAGTTAATGACAAGTGCGGTTTATGTCAACGGGAAAATCGAAGGTAATTATACCTCTTATTATGAAAACGGAGCTCTGGAAGAAGAAACAGAATATTCTGAAGGAAAAAAAGAGGGAGTCTCTCGCAAATATGGTTCGGATGGTAAACTCATACTAATGTATAATTATCATAACGGAGATAAAGATGGGGCATTCCAAAGCTACAACATTAATGATGGTAGTTACCAAAAGGGAAGCTATGAAAAAGGTGAGGTGTCGTATCGTGAAAGCTATCGTGCTGACGGCACACTGATATCTATTTATCAGTGGCGCAACGGTAAATGCATTCGGAGTGATAATTATGACTTAAAAGGTAATTTAGTCCAATATTAA